The genomic segment CTTTGTTAGTCACTTACTCGAACACCTCTCAGAGCATTGAAGCAACTTTCTGTGCGTTCCTCTTCAGGTATATCCTGACCAGACCCAGGTTAACCTTTGGATCAGTTAAAACAGTAAGGACTGCGTTTTCACCGGCTTCAACGGTTATTATCTTGCCCTTCGGAGACTCAAGAGTTACCATGTCAACGGCCTCTTCGTGGAAAACTTCCTTTGAAACGTTGAGCGATGTACCGTAGATTGTAGCGACCATAGCGGCAACGTTTTCAACATCTATTGTCCTGTCACTGGCTTGCCCTTCTATGAGGAGACCATCCTTGCTCACTATGGCAACTCCCTTAACCCCATC from the Thermococcus sp. genome contains:
- a CDS encoding roadblock/LC7 domain-containing protein, with translation MFENVIADLLRVDGVKGVAIVSKDGLLIEGQASDRTIDVENVAAMVATIYGTSLNVSKEVFHEEAVDMVTLESPKGKIITVEAGENAVLTVLTDPKVNLGLVRIYLKRNAQKVASML